Genomic DNA from Oenanthe melanoleuca isolate GR-GAL-2019-014 chromosome 15, OMel1.0, whole genome shotgun sequence:
AGGCTGTGCCAAGGTTGGACCTGGGTAAAATAATGATTGTTACCAGATTTGCCTGCAGTCCTGTAAGAGCAGCTGAGCCTACACTGTGCTGCTTTACTCCTTTAGCATGTTATtaaagcagcctggctgctcttaCTGAGCTGGATGCACTCTGGCATCAATATGTATCTTGTATGAGTGCCTTATGTGTTTAAAAGGCAGAGTTCCTCCAAGATCCTGCCTGGAGGGAATGAATCCAACTGACTCAATACTCTTAAATCACATCTTTATAGGAGAGGAAATTCACCCTTCGGTTACATTATGgaagagaaacattttaacTGTAATCACTCCTACAGGAAGAGTTTATAGTGTGTATAAGGGAAATGCAGTTTGCAGTGTGACTGTGGGTTTGAATGGAAAAGCAGCCCTGACAAATAACCCCTTTTATAGAGCTGATGCAGCTTCTTTGTAGCTACAACTCTGGGTATAAAGTTCCTATGTGGGAACAAAACACAAGTGAAAACAAATGGGACTTGCTGtgaagctgctccagctgctctgtcacatCTTCCTTGGTGGCTGACAATGgccagggctgtcctgctcATTTAGGTATTTTCTCTGCCCAGGCCTCCTACTGAAGCCTCTTAAATTGCACTCTTGTAACTGCAGACAGAAGTTTGCAACATGTCTGTAACAACAGCCTTGAACTCCCAGAGAATAAAATGCTACTGAAACTTCCCACCACTTCCACTGCCCTTCAGCTCAAACCCTGAGGTGCTTTTATTCCCTATTATAAGCAATTCCAATTAGGAATTGGAATTGGAGAGGCCCCAACACGGCTTTACCAAGGGATACCCTAGTAAAGGCTTTCTGACTTTGGTCTTAATCCCAtgttcaaaaaatattttcagaaaaattcatGTAAATTCTTGATGTTAGATCAATTTGTCAGTGCAGGCAAGACTGCTGGAGGGGTTGATTGTGAATCTTTctaatataattaattattgaTTAGTGTTTAATAGGCtgagctttcaaaaaaaaaaaaaaaaaaaaaaaaaaaaaggagagaacattatgaagaaaacaaaaccaaaaaggatTGTTGTGTTGTATCATAGGAAAATCTTGGTAACTTGGGCTATAACTCCTAGTGGAGAACTCCACACTTAacatttcttctccatttttctgcttgtaaCCTGCAATAGAGATGTTGCCAAATGACTTTCCAGGAGAAACCGACCCAGAGTAAGTGAGAAAGAGACTTCTGGTGTTGAAAGTCTCATATAAGCATGTACCTTTTACAGGCAGACAACAACAGAGGGCAATAGATCTCTAGGAAAGATCGCGGCTGCAGGAGGGTTTCCAGTCGATGACGGCGATGGCGATTTCGGCAGCTCTCTGCACGGCCTCGCTGCGGTGGAGCAGACACCGCTGGAACGCGTCCCTGTGACCCAGCAGCGTCTCGCGGCCCTCCGGCAGCTCCGCCAGCAGCGTGAGGGTTTTGATCGCATTCAAACGCGCTTTGCTGGTTTCCTCAGCAACCAGCGCCAGTAAAGGCGGAATGGCTTCAGCACCCATGGCTGAGGATCTCCCTGCAGGGAAATAAACTGGCTTTGAAATTGTGTTATGACATCTAAGCATCATCCTTTTGGACGGACACGTTCCATTCCCCGCCCGGCTACAGCTCGGTGCAGCCCTGGAGGTGCAGTGCAGAGGCAGAAcatgcttttctttcagaaatcgAGGTTGGCTCgcagctgtttatttttaaggaaaaaagatcTTTCACGGTTAACTTCATCTGCCTTGCACATTAGTATTTAATTTGCAACAAATTATCAAAAAATATATGAGGCACCGAATGATAGAATAAACTATGTTTTGGAGGGGGGTGAGGAGTGGAGTGTGTTAGATGCCCTTAAGAACATCCTCCAGTCTCTCgtttttaaaaacacttcaaaGACCGAGATCCACTCCTGAGTTGTCTTTAGAAGCCCGAGGAAGGTTTGCAGAGGAGGATTGGAACACAACTGCTGTTATTGAGTCTTTTATGTCTAATTACTCATTCATCACACTGGAAATTTAGCAGTTAGTATTTTCTGTATCATGTAAGTTActtgggagagagagagatacaGACCTTATTAATATTCATTGCTCCCCCAGCTGTGAGAGAAGAGCTGCCTCTAATCCCAGAACGTTTCCAGAGAGCAGCGCTCCTCTGCTGAGCACTGGTGATTCAGTGTAGCTCCAGGTTTGTGGATCTCTGTGTGGTCTGGACTTGAATGGAAAATGTTCCCCCTCTGGAGGGAAATGATACAGGTGAGGTAGATAAATGACTTCTTGACCTACTTAGGggaataaaatgtgaaatatcCTGTCTTCCCTAGGCACTGTGAGGAAGCAACAATAGCTGCTACAGACACTTATAAAGAAATGTCCCACTCTCAGTTTCTGGACGAGCATTAACACTGTCAGAAACTGAGGACTTGGGGAATGTGGGGGGCCAAATGTTTTGTTACTTAGTTGCCCTAGAATTGCATTTCCAGGAGGTACCCCAAGAGAATTGCCTGTGTCTCTCACCCTGAGGTGTGACAATAGCAAACATCAGCGCTCCTGTTGAGTTAACTTGAACTTCGGGCTCGGTGTCCTCCAGCAGGCTCACCAGCACAGGAATCACCCCCTCTTTGCACACGGCGACTTTCCCCTCAGCATGAGAACTGTGGAGAGAAGAAGGTTAAGATGCTTCCACGATGTGCCTGCTGCCCGTGCAGCCCCCCCGCCTCTGGGCACGCCTGGAGCGCAGCCGCGGTGCCACCAGcactgtcacacctgtcactgctgggctgggtttttAAAACAGCGTCCTGTGCACTGACACTGATGGGCAGCTGCACTTAACAAGATGGAGGATTAAGGGTGCTGCAACAGAGTTACAAATCTGGCTGGGGAAGCCTCTAAAGATTTTAAAACCTGCTGAATCAGAGGGCTGAAATGAATTCTTCTCCCAGataacttttctctctttctttccaggCTGTCTAATGAGGAGAATACCTAGTGTGGCCCAGCCATTGCAGGGACCTAGAATGTAGCTCTTATTATATTTTCTGATTGCAGTACAGTGGACTTAAGTTATTTCTTTCATCCATTTTCTGATAAAAAAGTTTAATATTAAGATTGCTTTTTCTGATCCATCGCTGACCTATGTGGCAGCCTGTGGCAGAAAACTATTTGTCTTCAACCACAAGAACTTCTGATATTCCGAGAGAGAGAGCACTTTTCCAAAAACATAAGGGAGATTCTCCCTACCTCCATGGTGGTCAGAATTGTCTTTCTACAAGATTTTTCAtgcaaaatttttttcctaacagtGCTGTACCAGGAAAACAAATCCTGATTCCACTGCCaatactgaaaacaaacagaaggagaaggaatgaCTGATCAGCATCTGCTTTCTTCAGTGATTTATAGCAGTTAGGAATTTTTTATGCCCCATGTGTCCCATTTTGTTTTACCATGTGTGCATTCAGGCTGATAGTGCTTTACATATGAAATGTGGCAGCTTCAGTGTGTAGTGGAACACAGCTGTAAATGAATGGCATTTATTTACTCTTGGAATTAGTTCTTTCTTGGACTTAAGCATTAGAGAGATTTCTTTACCTGATTTCCAAGAGCACCCAGGCTGCTTTGCTCCTGATGGCTGCAGAGGGGTGTGAGAGCTTTTCCTTCAGCACAGTAAGGGCACCAGCTGCCAGGGCTTCAGAAACCTCCACACGGAGGCAGTTGGAGAGTGTATCAAGGATTAGCTCCTGGATCTCATCCAACTCTGTCTTCAACTTCAGGACCAGGGAGGGAATCAAGCCAGCCCTCAGGACAccaccagcccctgcagaggggacagggaaggaatgGGGATGAGAGCTGAGTGCAGTCACTATTGCTACCTGCACCtggaatttcttcacaggacCAAAATACATGTGGGAACTAATTTTCTTACAGAGAAGTGGGATTGAGAGATGGAAGTTACCCCAAAACTGGCCTCTTTATAAATATCATCTTAGCATTGTTTCTTTGGGAAACTTCCCCAAAAGTCCTCTAAAGGAATCAAGACCAGGTAATAACCAACATGACAATTGGTTTGATGTTTTCTATAGTTTCTCTATAATATTTCTCCCAAAATTATCCTTGCAAGGAAAATATAggaaatatatatgtattacaAAGGCACCTTCTTCTTCTAACTGTTCTCAACATCACATGCTAAGAGAGGCAGAGATGTTGGCCTTTAGAGCTCAATCTTTGATTCTCCATGGTGGTTTCTAGTGGGGGGGAAGTCAGGATTTTGGGAACTGTCAGCTTCCTCACACATTTCTTTGTAGTAGTTCTGTCAAggcaaaaatttaaattctggACCTTCCAGCAGTCAGTACTCTTGCACTGGCTCCTAAAATATAACATCAAAGGCAGAGGGATCATAACTTGCCCTGCAAGTGATGTCTTTGCTATGAGCAAGAGTCTGATTTGTACCATTTCTTACCCTTTACTAAGTCAACACTGCAACAGCAATGCCAGGGGAAAGCAGAAC
This window encodes:
- the RSPH14 gene encoding radial spoke head 14 homolog, with amino-acid sequence MATPRISAYLPPDIDPTKAALAFGRRALPKLKEELQSPELLTQQRALAALCDLVHDPEKVYQAVALGFLGSLKTLLVHQDQTVRQKTTEVLSVMALHSIGREGLIQSGVISALTGLLDDPVDICRKNTHQTFDMLAKLPAGAGGVLRAGLIPSLVLKLKTELDEIQELILDTLSNCLRVEVSEALAAGALTVLKEKLSHPSAAIRSKAAWVLLEISSHAEGKVAVCKEGVIPVLVSLLEDTEPEVQVNSTGALMFAIVTPQGRSSAMGAEAIPPLLALVAEETSKARLNAIKTLTLLAELPEGRETLLGHRDAFQRCLLHRSEAVQRAAEIAIAVIDWKPSCSRDLS